The Magnolia sinica isolate HGM2019 chromosome 9, MsV1, whole genome shotgun sequence sequence CTACTTACAACACAAATAAGCCAACCACATGTCAACATTTTATGCATGGCAACATTCTTATGTCAAATATATACAAGTTGGAAGAAAGATACTAGTCATCCCAACTTTTATTAGAGAAAGGTGAGAGTACATCACCTCTAACTTTGtttaaatgataaaaaaaaataaaaatacgtgATTTCAAATCGGTTACATTGCCTTGACATACTCCATCTTTATTACACTGATAATACAAAGAAATAACATACAAGAGGACATTTTTATAAAAAGCCTAAATTTTACAAGAGAAGTAGATAGCTCACATATTTGAACTTTTACCTGCACCTGGACTGCATTTGAACCCGTACGAATCAATATCATCTATGGAGACCGTCCATAAGGTACTGTCCACTCTTCTCCACTACTATGTAAAAATCACAACAATCAAACGACTGTAAGCGTTCTTGACTAAACCTATAGAAGCAATCCTGTCCCTACTTTCTCCATGAAACTAGATGGAccgtttggatcatccaatcattaTAAATTTTCTAAGGAATAGAAGATGAGTGGACTGAACCTAAAGGACGgtatggatggatgagatggatgcGAACAAATCCAACACCAATTACCTACATGGAAAGATTCCCATACACTTACTGACATCAGTATGGGTCGATGTTGACTGACGGTATGTGTCGGATCTTAAACCAGTCTTCTCCATCGTCTTTTCGTACCCTTTCTATGAATTCTTCTGGCATCTCTTCTAACTTCAAATCTCGTAGGGTGCTGATATGTCGCAATCCTTCGGGAAGCATCTTCAATCTTTCGCAATCATGAATAATTAAACATCTAAGCTTCGGCATCGCACCTTCCTCCACTCTCCATTCCTCTAAGTCATCCAATCCATAGATACTCAAATCGTCGAGCAGTGGAAACCCTCCAACGGAGCAAACCATTTCCTTTCCTATGTAAGATTTCCAGGATAAATAGAGTATCCGAAGGTTCGGCAGCATCTCCAGCGTTCCAATCAAGTCTCGCTCTAATTGGGACCCATTCAGGTATAGCTCTGTGAGGTTAGGTGGGAACTCATGCACGTCCGGTAATCTCCCAAAGGGTCCGTCCAAAGTCATGTGAAATAGATGGTGATGATTTGAGAAGGATGGAAACGCTGGAATCGAGCAATTAGGACTTGCCTCTAGCCGCAATGATCTGAGGCTTGCCAGTTTATGAATGGAATGGGACAATGCCATTTTGAGATCTCCCTTTATTCCCAAATCTCTCAAATTGGTTAGTTTCTCCAACCCATCTTCTATCCAGCTACCCCCCTCTACTAAATTTAGAGTCTGGAGATTGCTTAAACGATGGATATGCATGACGTTTCTGATTTGACAGGGAGGTCCTCCTTCAGTTATTAGGTGTAGGTGCCTTAACTGTTCCATCTTACAAATATCATCTGGTAGGATGAGAATATTTGTAGCTAGTAGATAGAGAGTCTGTAAATTGGAGAGGCGAGTTATGGTAGATGGTAGCCTTTCCAACCTTCTCCCCCTGAGACATAGGTACCTCAAGTGGATTAGATACCCTATTTCATCAGGGAGACTAGAGAGTTGTACGCGTCGGAGATACATCACCCTCAGCAATTTGAAAGCTCTACAGATGATTGTCAACTGCGGTTTCTCCAGCATTTGAACCTCATAACTGAAGCGCAACAAAGAGCGGAGTTGTAGAATGGAGCAGTTAAGAGAGATGGACTTACTGATGTCACCAGAAGTAATTGCAAGTCGGCGTGCCTTGGTAGGTAATTCAGGCGCCATGTTCCCATGCACTTCCAGAAATCTCTCCTCCTTCCCTTCTGATATTGAGAGGTCTCGTAGAAGATCATGAATACGGCATCTTCTAATCGTTCCATTGATCCTCCTGCTCGCCACCTGAATCATGCTTCTACTGATGAGCTCATCCAGGTAATCCTCCGCAACATCCTCcagttcttctt is a genomic window containing:
- the LOC131255356 gene encoding probable disease resistance RPP8-like protein 4, which codes for MIQVASRRINGTIRRCRIHDLLRDLSISEGKEERFLEVHGNMAPELPTKARRLAITSGDISKSISLNCSILQLRSLLRFSYEVQMLEKPQLTIICRAFKLLRVMYLRRVQLSSLPDEIGYLIHLRYLCLRGRRLERLPSTITRLSNLQTLYLLATNILILPDDICKMEQLRHLHLITEGGPPCQIRNVMHIHRLSNLQTLNLVEGGSWIEDGLEKLTNLRDLGIKGDLKMALSHSIHKLASLRSLRLEASPNCSIPAFPSFSNHHHLFHMTLDGPFGRLPDVHEFPPNLTELYLNGSQLERDLIGTLEMLPNLRILYLSWKSYIGKEMVCSVGGFPLLDDLSIYGLDDLEEWRVEEGAMPKLRCLIIHDCERLKMLPEGLRHISTLRDLKLEEMPEEFIERVRKDDGEDWFKIRHIPSVNIDPY